The region TCAGGTATTCAAAACATCTCTTCTTCGGTAACTTCTTCCAGACATATTGAGAATCAAAGCGTTGTGCGTAATTCTGTCTAACAATGCCATGGTAAGGGCTTTGTCATGGAAAATCTTTATCCATTCTGAGAACACGAGATTCGTTGTAATTAACGTGCTCTTTGTTTCGTATCTCATTGCCAGATATTGAAAAAGCAATTCCGAACCTTCGATGTCAAAGGATATGTATCCTAATTCATCTATTATCACCAGGTCGAGCTTTTTGAATTGTTTTGCATATCTCACGAGTTGCTTTTCGTCTTTCGCTTCTTTCAGTTCGTTAATGAGCCCTGCTGCTGTTTTGAATAAGACGTTGTATCCTTTTTCACAGGCTTTCATTCCTATCGCCGTTGCCAGATGTGTTTTTCCCGTACCGGAGTTACCCAGCAGTATTAGGTTTCTATTCGCGTTCAAGAATGCCAGCGTTTCCAATTCCTTAAGGTGTT is a window of Kosmotoga arenicorallina S304 DNA encoding:
- the istB gene encoding IS21-like element ISKol1 family helper ATPase IstB; the encoded protein is MRLCKRLKTPGIFNSYERIVRQAQQEGMSYIEFLLEILESEVQSRESRNIAKKIKRAGFPTPKRFEELNETALPEDARKHLKELETLAFLNANRNLILLGNSGTGKTHLATAIGMKACEKGYNVLFKTAAGLINELKEAKDEKQLVRYAKQFKKLDLVIIDELGYISFDIEGSELLFQYLAMRYETKSTLITTNLVFSEWIKIFHDKALTMALLDRITHNALILNMSGRSYRRRDVLNT